Proteins from a genomic interval of Macaca thibetana thibetana isolate TM-01 chromosome 17, ASM2454274v1, whole genome shotgun sequence:
- the LOC126940606 gene encoding uncharacterized protein LOC126940606 yields the protein MRIGTLSVSSELRPRSARETYQFLGGTTTPSSLGGSRACAIRHRPPFVSPPGTQFGTAWRQRGTRGKLLPSAEPHKRWIGPRGAFPSPYLFPPCATNTALGGCSPHLERPPTECRHPVGRRPEAIRLPNRPSPHPVPIASLPSRSSRILGFLRSPDATRARCLGDRPRAPPRPLPVKGPAPPGRGLASLCAASQRRGS from the coding sequence ATGCGCATTGGCACCCTCTCGGTGTCCTCCGAGCTGAGGCCGCGGAGTGCGCGGGAGACCTACCAATTCCTCGGCGGGACCACCACTCCCAGCAGCCTAGGCGGCTCCCGCGCCTGCGCCATCCGTCACCGCCCTCCCTTTGTGTCGCCTCCCGGTACTCAGTTTGGAACGGCTTGGAGACAAAGGGGCACAAGAGGGAAGCTGCTTCCTAGTGCCGAGCCCCATAAGAGGTGGATAGGCCCGAGGGGCGCCTTCCCTAGCCCTTATCTCTTCCCGCCCTGTGCCACGAACACCGCTCTCGGAGGCTGCTCCCCACATTTGGAAAGGCCGCCAACAGAATGCAGACATCCGGTCGGCCGGCGTCCTGAGGCCATTCGGCTCCCCAACCGCCCCTCCCCGCACCCCGTCCCCATCGCCTCTCTGCCCTCCCGAAGCTCCCGGATTTTGGGCTTTCTGAGAAGCCCGGACGCCACGCGAGCCCGTTGCCTAGGCGACCGGCCCCGCGCGCCGCCCCGCCCCCTTCCGGTCAAAGGGCCGGCCCCTCCTGGGCGTGGCCTCGCGTCTTTGTGCGCTGCCAGCCAGCGCCGCGGTTCCTAA